CTTCGACCGAAATTACGGCAAGACCTGCGCGCTTGAAGCCGGCTTTCATCAATCTTCCGGCGAGATCATCATCCAGATCGACGGCGATCTCCAACAAGACACCCAAGATATCTTGAAACTGCTCCCTTATACGGCGTCGCACGACGTGGTCTGTGGGTGGAGGCAGCAACGGCAGGACGGCCTAGTGAGGAAGCTCTCCTCATTGACCGCCAACCGCATACGGAATAGCTTCACACATGACGGCATACACGACACGGCATGCCCGCTCAAGATTTTCCGACGGCCTGTCCTGGAGCGCATCCGACTCTTTGAGGGGATGCACCGCTTCTTTCCCGCGCTGGCTTTGATGCATGGATTCACTGTGACGGAGGTGCCGGTCAGGCATTATCCACGCATCCATGGAGTGTCCAAGTACGGTATGGGCAACCGCCTGTTCAAATCACTCTATGATCTGATCGCGGTTCGATGGATGCAGGATCGCGTGTTGCTCTACAAATTCCGTGACGAGTGACATGCGTTGATTCGTTTCAGATGGTCCCCTGCACAATACCAGACGTGATGACACCTTCCTCCCGACCACCTCATGAGTACTGAGACAATCTGGATCGGTATCGGCTTCTTCGGCCAAGGGCTCTTTTTTGGTCGTTGGGTGATTCAGTGGATCGCATCCGAGCGGAGCGCCGAAAGCCGCGTCCCCATCGCTTTCTGGTATATGAGTCTCATTGGAGGGTTGATTACGCTCACCTACGCGATCTACCGCATGGACCCTGTGTTTATCTCAGGGCAAGGGGTCGGGACGGTCGTGTATCTGCGCAACCTAGTCCTCATTCACCGTGCGAATCGCACCAATGACCAGGCTCGGCCGGCAGCATGAGAGACTGCGACACCAACGGCCATACCGGGCCTTCCATCACGCGCGAGCAACAGCCACATCCGGCCATGGATCGTACCCCATCGCAACCAATACAGCTGCTGCTCCTTCTGCTTCTGTCCTGTCTGCTTTTCTTCCTGAATCTCGGCGGTATGGGTCTGACAGATCGTGACGAAGGTCGCAATGCCGAAGCCGGGCGAGAAATGTTCGCCTCCGGCGATCTGGTCACCCCGACCTTTAATGGTGAGCTGCGCGTCGCCAAACCGGTGTTCGTGTATTGGCTGATGACGCTGTCGTACCATCTGTTCGGCGTGAACGAGTTTGCGGCACGGGCACCCTCCGCTCTGTTCGGGGTGGCCTTGATCCTGATGCACTACCTGTTTCTTT
The nucleotide sequence above comes from Nitrospira sp.. Encoded proteins:
- a CDS encoding glycosyltransferase family 2 protein translates to MTPSSSLWASVIIPIKDERENLSPLMVSLLKVMDSHELSRSRPYEILFVDDGSSDGSSDELDRLAREHSNVRVFHFDRNYGKTCALEAGFHQSSGEIIIQIDGDLQQDTQDILKLLPYTASHDVVCGWRQQRQDGLVRKLSSLTANRIRNSFTHDGIHDTACPLKIFRRPVLERIRLFEGMHRFFPALALMHGFTVTEVPVRHYPRIHGVSKYGMGNRLFKSLYDLIAVRWMQDRVLLYKFRDE
- a CDS encoding lipid-A-disaccharide synthase N-terminal domain-containing protein — encoded protein: MSTETIWIGIGFFGQGLFFGRWVIQWIASERSAESRVPIAFWYMSLIGGLITLTYAIYRMDPVFISGQGVGTVVYLRNLVLIHRANRTNDQARPAA